Proteins from a single region of Medicago truncatula cultivar Jemalong A17 unplaced genomic scaffold, MtrunA17r5.0-ANR MtrunA17Chr0c27, whole genome shotgun sequence:
- the LOC120577893 gene encoding uncharacterized protein: MPLSLETMERSSSFNQYDSICDQDFPEDDSDTDSCVSSSSSLGRNSDSSEDDSSDREEVEKNSFKGPLDTMKDLEKDLPVKKSISNFYIGKSKSFTDLADAAGATCLQEIVKAEDPYAKKRKDSLARNLLIGRSRSYANVGGITNSKRTSSLGRRTSCLNLNSNADSGDEGKSSASRSISPPCPLPPLHSRPNRLSATTSLPRPPAQNHPLRSYSWSDLNSVAEGHDITGLAICSGNKTIKYTDFFT; the protein is encoded by the exons ATGCCGTTGTCTCTTGAAACCATGGAAAGGTCAAGCAGCTTCAACCAATACGACTCGATCTGTGATCAGGATTTTCCGGAGGATGATTCTGATACTGATTCTTGTgtctcatcttcttcttcccttgGGAGGAACAGTGATTCATCGGAAGATGATTCCTCTGACCGGGAAGAAGTTGAGAAAAACTCTTTCAAAGGGCCTTTGGATACTATGAAAGATTTGGAGAAAGATTTACCGgtcaa GAAAAGCATATCCAACTTTTATATtggaaaatcaaaatcattcacAGACTTAGCAGATGCAGCAGGTGCGACTTGTTTGCAAGAGATAGTAAAAGCAGAAGACCCTTATGCTAAAAAACGCAAGGATTCACTAGCCCGTAACTTACTGATAGGGAGGAGCCGCAGTTATGCAAATGTTGGTGGAATAACAAACTCAAAGAGAACTTCAAGCTTAGGTCGACGAACATCTTGTCTGAATCTGAACAGCAATGCTGACAGTGGTGATGAGGGGAAGAGTTCCGCTTCTAGATCAATATCTCCTCCTTGTCCACTTCCTCCCCTTCATTCACGACCTAATAGGTTATCGGCAACTACTTCACTTCCTCGTCCTCCCGCACAAAATCATCCTTTGCGCTCATACTCCTGGTCTGATCTCAACTCTGTAGCTGAGGGTCATGATATAACTGGTTTGGCCATTTGTAGCGGAAACAAGACAATAAAGTACACTGATTTTTTTACATGA